In a genomic window of Pedobacter sp. KBS0701:
- a CDS encoding RagB/SusD family nutrient uptake outer membrane protein, translated as MKNIMIIGLLAVCCLVGCKKFLDEKPDKKLSVPQNLADLQALLNNVNITAAADPISGEISADDYYVADADFNSLLYQTEQRKYTWEKDHLFEKGADANDWSVIYSLIYLSNTVLEKIASIERTSQNASVYDDIMGQAYFFRGKSVFNALQIWSLGYQVATAGTDHGVVLRETTDFNEPSERSSVQKSYAKAIDDLTRSARLLSPKLIHPTRPCQQAAFGYLARVFLSMREYDRAFNYSDSCLKVKTALIDFNNLFPSKSYPVDRFSSEVIYESTSKILQIMGNTRARIVPELYNMYEPNDLRKQIYFRNNNNGSFGWKGSFSGAASISSGITTDEQLLIRSECSARAGNLAAAIDDLNTLLVNRYVKNSFTPYTVTSVPSVLKLILTERRKELVMRGLRWIDLKRLNLEGENISLSRVLNGKNYSLAPNDPKYALEIPEDIIALSRIPQNVR; from the coding sequence ATGAAAAATATAATGATTATCGGTCTGTTGGCCGTATGCTGCCTGGTTGGCTGTAAAAAATTCCTGGATGAGAAACCGGATAAAAAGCTGTCTGTACCGCAAAATTTAGCTGATCTGCAGGCTCTGCTTAACAATGTGAACATCACTGCAGCTGCCGACCCGATTTCCGGTGAAATCAGTGCAGATGATTACTATGTGGCAGATGCTGATTTTAACAGTTTGCTTTACCAGACCGAACAGCGGAAATATACCTGGGAAAAAGACCACTTGTTTGAAAAAGGGGCAGATGCTAACGACTGGTCGGTAATTTACAGTTTAATCTACCTGAGTAATACCGTTCTGGAGAAAATTGCGTCGATTGAGCGAACTTCTCAAAATGCTTCGGTTTATGATGATATTATGGGGCAGGCCTATTTTTTCAGGGGGAAATCGGTTTTTAATGCGCTCCAGATATGGTCGTTGGGTTACCAGGTGGCCACAGCTGGTACAGACCACGGGGTTGTATTGAGGGAAACCACAGATTTCAATGAGCCTTCTGAAAGGAGCAGTGTACAAAAAAGCTACGCGAAGGCAATAGATGATTTAACGAGGTCGGCCAGGCTGCTTTCCCCTAAGTTAATCCACCCGACAAGGCCCTGCCAGCAGGCGGCTTTCGGTTACCTTGCCAGGGTGTTTTTGTCTATGCGCGAATATGACCGCGCGTTTAATTATTCGGATTCGTGTTTGAAGGTAAAAACGGCATTGATTGATTTTAACAACCTGTTTCCCTCAAAGTCCTATCCTGTAGACCGCTTCTCAAGCGAAGTGATTTATGAGTCTACCTCAAAGATTTTACAGATCATGGGAAATACCAGGGCCAGGATTGTTCCCGAACTGTACAATATGTACGAGCCAAATGACCTGAGGAAACAGATCTATTTCCGGAATAACAATAATGGAAGTTTTGGCTGGAAGGGCAGTTTTAGCGGGGCAGCATCCATATCATCAGGGATTACAACTGATGAGCAACTGTTAATCAGGTCAGAATGCTCGGCCAGGGCCGGCAACCTGGCTGCCGCAATAGATGATTTGAATACGCTGTTGGTTAACAGATATGTGAAGAACAGTTTTACCCCCTATACCGTAACATCCGTTCCATCGGTTTTAAAGCTTATACTGACGGAAAGAAGAAAAGAATTGGTAATGAGGGGCTTGAGGTGGATTGATTTAAAGCGGTTGAACCTGGAGGGCGAAAACATTTCACTTTCAAGGGTGTTGAACGGCAAAAATTACAGCCTTGCCCCAAATGATCCTAAATACGCGTTGGAAATTCCTGAAGATATTATTGCCCTTAGCCGGATACCGCAAAATGTGAGGTAA
- a CDS encoding amidohydrolase → MIKTDHHHPHACTCGCKNPIVEILKHKLFSKEHIEKLTAHLSKSKPPAATPEAILYSGGTIRPMANGDAGVVESIGMAQGFIVACGSYAQVKAAMDAKYKDAYQSIVLDKAQTLIPGMFEPHVHTVFSGMMASWIDISPFEGQDLRKVYTKKWIADTLSAAHEASSDVVLLATGLDPALIQPQSGKNFSEIDNVFLDNVSKDTPILIMSASGHTLYANSAALRAIYNAQKGQPAMHDYTSADDYIAKTHGWLEEEPMMMPAINTYQDAIAHKSLDIVSNMDAFFHQASARGVTSMYDALINQMYVPYLEEYLEARRLPVRLGGALYCETLKAAQALPPYRQPDYYLDLYLGHVKIVSDGSNQGLTGYQSEPYSVILEKDHACGIFNFSDPVAYQQVVDEVILEKGWPIMIHANGNLAITDTIAAFRSALEKYKGPELRNRIEHCSLLEQSGINEMEALNISPSFLIGHVGYWGDVFEKVIFEGQHLPAHNAPKVFSLDRCKSAAEKLRISLHSDHTVTPLGPLRMMEQAITRVMEASENAWPLNVLNTEEQLTNEQALKAVTYDAAWQCYADSWAGSLEAGKFADFVILEKDPVTMPRKDCSMNMRNIKVLETWLGGVKVYAGN, encoded by the coding sequence ATGATAAAAACAGATCATCACCATCCGCATGCGTGCACCTGCGGCTGCAAAAACCCAATAGTCGAAATCTTAAAGCATAAGCTTTTCAGTAAGGAACATATTGAAAAGCTGACCGCTCATCTGTCAAAAAGCAAGCCGCCTGCAGCAACGCCGGAAGCGATTCTCTATTCCGGAGGAACGATCAGGCCCATGGCTAACGGAGATGCCGGCGTTGTGGAGTCAATCGGTATGGCTCAGGGCTTTATAGTAGCATGCGGTTCTTATGCGCAGGTAAAGGCTGCTATGGATGCCAAATACAAAGATGCTTACCAAAGTATCGTGCTGGATAAGGCCCAAACCCTAATCCCTGGAATGTTTGAACCGCATGTTCATACCGTATTTTCGGGCATGATGGCCTCATGGATAGACATAAGCCCCTTTGAAGGACAGGACTTGCGGAAAGTATATACTAAAAAGTGGATAGCAGATACCCTGTCTGCCGCTCACGAAGCCTCCTCCGATGTGGTATTACTGGCCACAGGACTCGACCCGGCGCTTATTCAGCCCCAAAGCGGAAAAAACTTTTCGGAGATTGACAACGTGTTCCTGGATAACGTGAGCAAAGATACACCGATACTTATCATGAGCGCATCAGGCCATACGCTATATGCCAATTCTGCGGCCCTTCGCGCCATCTACAATGCCCAGAAAGGGCAGCCTGCAATGCACGACTATACCAGTGCTGATGATTATATCGCCAAAACGCATGGATGGTTGGAGGAGGAGCCCATGATGATGCCTGCGATAAATACCTATCAGGATGCAATAGCACATAAATCGCTTGATATTGTCTCCAATATGGATGCATTTTTCCATCAGGCCAGTGCAAGAGGGGTAACCTCGATGTACGATGCACTGATTAACCAGATGTATGTGCCTTATCTTGAAGAATACCTGGAGGCCAGACGGCTACCTGTACGCCTGGGCGGGGCCCTATACTGCGAAACACTGAAGGCTGCGCAGGCTTTACCACCTTACCGGCAGCCCGATTATTATCTGGATCTTTACCTGGGCCATGTAAAAATTGTATCCGATGGATCTAATCAGGGACTAACCGGATATCAGTCCGAACCTTATTCGGTAATACTTGAAAAGGATCACGCATGTGGTATATTCAACTTTTCAGATCCGGTGGCTTATCAACAGGTGGTTGATGAGGTAATACTGGAAAAAGGCTGGCCCATTATGATCCATGCAAATGGAAATCTGGCTATAACAGATACCATCGCAGCCTTCCGCAGCGCATTAGAAAAATATAAGGGGCCTGAACTGCGCAACCGGATTGAGCACTGTTCGCTGCTGGAGCAAAGTGGCATCAATGAAATGGAAGCATTGAATATTTCGCCCAGTTTTTTGATTGGCCACGTGGGGTATTGGGGCGATGTATTTGAAAAAGTTATATTCGAAGGACAGCATTTGCCAGCGCACAATGCTCCTAAGGTATTTTCCCTGGACCGCTGTAAATCGGCAGCTGAAAAGCTGCGCATCTCCCTTCATAGCGACCACACCGTTACCCCGCTTGGTCCTTTAAGGATGATGGAACAAGCTATTACACGAGTGATGGAAGCGAGCGAAAATGCATGGCCGTTAAATGTGCTCAATACCGAAGAACAGCTTACCAATGAACAGGCACTGAAAGCAGTAACTTATGATGCTGCCTGGCAGTGTTATGCCGATAGCTGGGCAGGAAGTCTTGAGGCAGGAAAATTTGCCGATTTTGTAATCCTGGAAAAGGACCCTGTAACTATGCCCCGAAAAGATTGCAGCATGAACATGCGGAATATTAAAGTGCTGGAAACCTGGCTGGGCGGGGTAAAGGTTTATGCCGGCAATTGA
- a CDS encoding lipase family protein — MGNPSLDAYQQVFGLACIANRAGGYNGTGSELQLQLQYDLSFYLNNVPPVKVMGQTAPSVADSSVTPILGDWNLVWGPALIEETDQKEKPTGVADNALFVAQCDAVAYPGGPTLPTYVVAVAATNPASLYDWETEDFSVAEVVNWTNYNPVLFKPSAYNGTDPYISNGTATGIKILLSLTSPPTAASPGTTLEEFIASLQPGPQSAIVFCGHSLAGALSPTLALYLKQHNQLDAFGVSLVYPTAGPTPGESAFANLFNNTFPPLPEGWTAQSGDYQSWNTMHWNTLDVVPHAWHQTDLQQIAQIYGQSPNLLTRSTLNTLQRLVLKRAATSGANYTRIQNQSLPGTLQHADQSSPTINTPPKTMKDYITQLFLQHVSLYSGIPAQPGSPAVQGLILPQPLPQPVYPPGKALLPGVKKVTSLELIIRIMEQILAWIASYATSLDGTLPKENSKNSSNKSKID; from the coding sequence ATGGGAAACCCATCTCTTGATGCTTATCAGCAGGTATTTGGCCTTGCATGCATCGCTAACCGGGCGGGCGGTTACAACGGCACCGGTAGTGAGTTACAGCTGCAACTGCAGTATGACTTATCTTTTTATTTAAATAATGTTCCCCCCGTTAAAGTGATGGGGCAAACAGCCCCTTCAGTCGCCGATTCATCGGTTACCCCGATACTGGGTGACTGGAACCTGGTATGGGGCCCGGCACTCATCGAAGAGACTGATCAGAAAGAAAAGCCAACCGGAGTTGCCGATAATGCGCTGTTTGTCGCGCAGTGCGACGCTGTAGCTTACCCGGGCGGCCCGACTTTACCAACTTACGTTGTAGCTGTGGCAGCAACTAATCCCGCCTCACTTTATGATTGGGAAACCGAAGATTTTTCGGTGGCAGAAGTAGTGAACTGGACAAATTACAACCCCGTTCTTTTCAAGCCATCGGCTTATAACGGAACCGACCCCTATATCTCTAATGGAACTGCAACCGGTATCAAAATCTTGCTTTCACTCACCAGTCCCCCTACAGCCGCATCACCAGGCACCACACTCGAAGAGTTTATTGCCAGTTTACAACCCGGGCCGCAGAGCGCGATCGTATTCTGCGGACATAGCCTGGCGGGTGCGCTCTCACCAACGCTGGCCCTCTATTTAAAACAACATAACCAACTGGATGCCTTTGGAGTGTCATTAGTTTATCCCACAGCAGGGCCTACACCCGGAGAAAGCGCATTTGCCAATCTATTTAACAATACATTTCCCCCGCTTCCGGAAGGGTGGACAGCACAGAGCGGCGATTACCAGAGCTGGAATACGATGCACTGGAATACACTCGATGTTGTGCCGCATGCCTGGCACCAAACCGACCTGCAGCAAATTGCACAGATCTACGGGCAATCGCCTAATTTACTGACCAGAAGTACGTTGAATACCCTTCAGCGACTGGTGCTTAAAAGAGCTGCAACATCAGGCGCAAACTATACCAGGATACAGAACCAATCGTTGCCAGGCACACTTCAGCATGCAGATCAATCTTCACCTACCATTAACACGCCGCCAAAAACAATGAAAGATTATATTACTCAACTCTTCCTTCAGCATGTTAGTCTGTATTCAGGTATCCCTGCACAGCCGGGCAGCCCGGCCGTACAGGGACTTATTCTGCCACAACCACTGCCTCAGCCGGTGTACCCCCCAGGTAAAGCGTTACTTCCCGGGGTCAAAAAAGTTACAAGTCTGGAGTTAATCATCAGGATTATGGAGCAGATCCTGGCCTGGATTGCATCTTATGCTACTTCGCTAGATGGCACACTACCAAAAGAAAACTCAAAAAACAGTTCCAATAAAAGCAAAATAGATTAA
- a CDS encoding MauE/DoxX family redox-associated membrane protein, producing the protein MKVSLNKSAYYTGYLLLVILWGTTAASKLGNLNEFKTELAKQVFPAPFSAFLLIAVPGSEVVAAALLAFNKTRLYGLIASLLLITAFTVYIALILAGYFSKVPCSCGGVLKTLGWRTHLIFNLVFTAITITTLIIHLKREACDKE; encoded by the coding sequence ATGAAAGTAAGTTTAAATAAAAGCGCATATTATACAGGTTACCTCCTGTTGGTTATTTTATGGGGCACTACCGCTGCAAGTAAACTTGGTAACCTTAACGAATTTAAAACCGAACTGGCCAAACAGGTTTTCCCAGCACCATTTTCTGCATTTCTGCTTATTGCGGTACCAGGCTCAGAAGTTGTTGCAGCGGCCTTACTCGCCTTTAACAAAACCAGGTTATATGGCCTTATTGCATCGCTCCTGTTAATCACTGCTTTTACCGTCTACATCGCTCTCATCCTGGCAGGCTATTTCAGCAAAGTGCCCTGTAGCTGTGGCGGTGTACTAAAAACGCTTGGCTGGAGAACTCACCTCATTTTTAACCTCGTATTTACCGCAATAACGATAACTACCTTAATTATTCACCTAAAGCGGGAGGCATGTGACAAAGAGTAA
- a CDS encoding Crp/Fnr family transcriptional regulator, translating into MENESYFKKIECYLKPSYGLKCYLNYSLHERTFNKKQAVKVSELFSSSLIFISKGTLRLYAVKEEEETTILFWQKDRLLTSLLTLGEYTGKEIYAEFLEDSAIIAYREIHTGNLYNIFPQYRELINKLYQEQISDLILHAESLAHLTANARFNNLMKLKPELFNLCELKVIANYLGIHPKVLSRLRAKAVKR; encoded by the coding sequence ATGGAAAATGAAAGCTATTTTAAAAAAATTGAATGTTACTTAAAACCCTCTTATGGGCTAAAATGTTATCTGAACTATTCTCTCCATGAGCGCACGTTCAATAAGAAACAAGCCGTTAAGGTGTCTGAGTTATTCAGCTCTTCCCTAATCTTCATCAGTAAAGGTACATTAAGGCTATACGCTGTTAAAGAAGAAGAGGAAACGACCATCCTGTTCTGGCAAAAAGACCGGCTTCTTACCTCACTATTAACGCTGGGTGAATATACGGGAAAAGAAATTTACGCAGAATTTCTGGAAGATTCTGCCATTATCGCATATAGAGAAATACATACCGGCAACCTTTACAATATATTCCCTCAATACCGGGAGCTCATCAACAAACTATACCAGGAGCAGATCTCAGATTTGATCCTGCACGCAGAATCCCTGGCACATTTAACTGCCAACGCCCGTTTCAATAACCTGATGAAATTGAAACCAGAACTGTTTAACCTCTGCGAACTCAAAGTAATTGCAAATTATTTAGGCATCCATCCAAAAGTTTTGAGCCGATTAAGGGCAAAAGCGGTAAAAAGGTAA
- a CDS encoding helix-turn-helix domain-containing protein has translation MNNLDALVQVMYNIYLVLNKEQLTFTFIDLFGDPNEQLTRQQVKDYLNISESTYKRKVKDGSLKPIKLPGGDRFYVKDLLAAYLESQRKGRI, from the coding sequence ATGAATAACCTTGACGCACTGGTACAGGTAATGTACAATATTTACCTCGTACTCAACAAAGAACAACTCACCTTTACCTTTATCGACCTCTTTGGCGACCCTAATGAGCAGCTTACCCGCCAGCAGGTTAAAGATTACCTGAACATTAGCGAAAGCACCTACAAACGTAAGGTAAAAGATGGCTCGTTAAAGCCTATAAAACTACCTGGTGGCGATCGTTTTTACGTGAAAGATCTGTTGGCCGCCTACCTGGAAAGCCAGCGAAAAGGCCGTATCTGA
- a CDS encoding DUF6266 family protein — MATYSKGANGAFSGKVGSVIGSNWRSIDYLRGLPKKSTKPSTQPQLAQRSKFALAPLYLSPIKDILNIGFKDKQLNKITGYNAAVKIFLNQAIGGSYPDFVIDFSQVVMSKGSLSVFHGLNASLQGADLILNWQSILNRYNSFTDDSLTVVLFNATKSMYLVYEDAQRAAATYTAAIGAGFSGDVFHGWAFAVKRDATAVANSQYLGTYTIP; from the coding sequence ATGGCAACGTATTCAAAAGGCGCAAATGGCGCATTCTCGGGCAAGGTAGGCAGTGTAATTGGCAGCAACTGGCGCAGTATCGATTACCTGAGGGGTTTACCGAAAAAAAGCACTAAACCCAGTACTCAACCCCAGTTGGCGCAACGCAGCAAATTTGCCCTAGCCCCGCTCTACCTGAGCCCTATTAAAGACATTTTAAACATTGGCTTTAAAGACAAACAGCTGAACAAGATTACAGGTTACAATGCAGCGGTAAAAATCTTCTTAAACCAGGCGATCGGTGGCAGCTACCCGGATTTTGTAATCGATTTTTCGCAGGTGGTGATGAGCAAAGGTTCACTCTCGGTTTTTCATGGCCTTAATGCAAGCCTGCAAGGGGCAGATCTGATCCTGAACTGGCAGAGCATTTTAAACCGCTACAATTCTTTTACTGATGACTCGCTTACCGTAGTGCTTTTTAACGCTACCAAAAGCATGTACCTGGTGTACGAAGACGCGCAGCGCGCCGCAGCAACTTACACCGCGGCAATTGGCGCCGGCTTTAGTGGCGATGTTTTTCACGGATGGGCTTTTGCAGTAAAACGCGATGCCACTGCCGTGGCAAACAGCCAGTACCTGGGTACCTATACCATCCCTTAG